A DNA window from Alicyclobacillus vulcanalis contains the following coding sequences:
- a CDS encoding UvrD-helicase domain-containing protein yields MWTEEQWAVIEPKRMSSVVVAAPGSGKTTVMTEHMAQIIAARLIPAQRILAMTFTRQAAEHMRQKLRAHKELRPEDVESCAMGTFHAVFFRALLEADRPVYPVLTQRDQYALMADAVCEVLGERRAVSAYELQSYLTLHSRMVGGQVPDIDAPTRKILQAYALRKRASRRWDHDDILLASLDLFQQPCDPSIRLFQARYILVDEFQDTNLVQWNLLTSLLARNEALGFVVGDDDQSIYGFRGASPEFLQRAVEALPYARQHLLTLNFRSDRSILRHAAQLIHHVKTRVHKPLRGVRDAEGVCQAYEVTDRTEQWVLAHGLLTSAVRRGYSVACLARTRNQLAAAWAALQQLCGTEWRVMANRMEFRTFHDSKGKEWDVVIVLDMAVSHDVNLADADEERRLIYVAMTRARHELHAVVPCTVEGRPRRPHPFLHEAGIPLVKASPRGRRLRFEIG; encoded by the coding sequence ATCATCGCCGCGCGGCTCATCCCGGCGCAGCGCATTCTCGCCATGACGTTCACTCGACAGGCAGCGGAACACATGCGGCAAAAGTTGCGCGCCCACAAAGAGCTTCGACCCGAAGACGTTGAGTCGTGCGCGATGGGCACATTTCACGCGGTCTTTTTTCGGGCATTGCTCGAAGCCGACAGGCCGGTGTATCCCGTGCTGACGCAGCGCGACCAGTATGCGCTGATGGCCGATGCAGTGTGCGAGGTTCTTGGAGAACGGCGCGCGGTAAGTGCTTACGAACTCCAATCTTATCTCACGCTTCACAGCCGAATGGTCGGTGGACAAGTGCCAGACATCGACGCGCCGACGCGAAAAATTCTGCAGGCCTATGCTCTCAGAAAGCGTGCAAGCCGACGCTGGGATCATGACGACATTCTGCTCGCTTCCCTCGATTTGTTTCAACAGCCGTGTGACCCATCCATCCGCCTGTTCCAGGCGCGTTACATACTCGTCGATGAATTTCAAGATACAAACCTAGTGCAGTGGAACCTTCTCACTTCTCTGCTAGCCCGCAACGAAGCGCTCGGCTTTGTGGTTGGCGACGACGACCAATCCATCTATGGTTTTCGCGGCGCTTCGCCGGAGTTTCTTCAGCGCGCTGTCGAGGCCTTGCCTTACGCGCGTCAGCATCTTCTCACGCTGAATTTCCGGTCCGATCGGAGCATTTTGCGTCACGCCGCACAGCTCATTCATCACGTCAAGACGCGGGTGCACAAGCCGCTGCGGGGTGTTCGAGATGCGGAGGGCGTCTGCCAAGCGTACGAGGTAACGGACAGAACCGAGCAATGGGTGCTTGCGCACGGCTTGTTGACTTCGGCGGTGCGGCGCGGGTATTCGGTCGCCTGCCTCGCCCGCACGCGCAATCAGCTCGCGGCTGCATGGGCTGCACTACAACAGTTGTGCGGGACGGAATGGCGTGTGATGGCAAATCGGATGGAGTTCCGCACGTTTCACGACAGCAAGGGAAAAGAGTGGGATGTCGTAATCGTCTTGGATATGGCGGTCTCGCACGACGTGAATCTTGCCGACGCGGATGAAGAAAGGCGCCTGATTTACGTAGCCATGACAAGAGCGCGCCATGAACTGCACGCTGTTGTCCCCTGCACGGTCGAAGGTCGACCACGACGTCCCCATCCGTTTCTCCATGAGGCGGGAATTCCGCTTGTGAAAGCCAGTCCACGTGGACGCAGACTTCGATTCGAAATTGGGTGA